Proteins encoded together in one Pectinophora gossypiella chromosome 20, ilPecGoss1.1, whole genome shotgun sequence window:
- the LOC126376170 gene encoding NADH dehydrogenase [ubiquinone] 1 alpha subcomplex subunit 7-like — MSKAKIPLRDISPIMQAWRNFLLGRKHTNALRFEPLVSARTQPPPQIPDGVTHKHAHNYYYTRDGRREVAPPVDVTVAKKLLEAPPEKGEAKQVAIKPITPGKVYEWDKHYV; from the exons ATGAGTAAAGCCAAAATTCCGCTTCGCGATATTTCGCCTATTATGCAGGCTTGGAGAAATTTCCTGCTAGgt agAAAACATACCAATGCGTTGCGATTTGAACCCCTGGTGTCGGCCAGGACTCAGCCTCCCCCCCAAATTCCTGATGGAGTAACACACAA ACATGCTCATAACTACTACTACACCCGGGATGGGAGACGTGAAGTTGCACCTCCAGTGGATGTCACTGTAGCCAAGAAGTTGTTGGAAGCTCCCCCTGAGAAAGG agAGGCGAAGCAAGTAGCAATTAAACCAATAACTCCGGGCAAGGTCTATGAATGGGACAAACACTATGTGTAA